The genomic segment TCTGTTGGTAGCTTCCGTTGGCTTTTATCTGTGCCAAGCCTTGTTTGAAATCTTGTATATGTTGTTGGCACTCTCTGAGAAAGACAAGGTCACCCGAGGCGTAGAAAAGCGATTTCGGATCCATCTCAAACTGATCTGAGCTCTGTGGGTAGATCGCATCGATCAGCATCCAGCCGGTGAGAGCGGAGGCGATAAACAGATCGACCCGCCCCAGGTAGGTCTTTCTCAGGTTTTGCTCCATGGTGTTTGAATAGTAGATATTGGGTAATAGCGGGCTGCCCTGAAAATGCACCAAGAAAAGGGGGCTTCGCAGCACACCTATCTTGAGTCCGGCCAGCTCTTTAAGCTGGTGATATATTAATCCGTCTGGAAAGCGCTGCTTGAGATAGAAAAAGTGCAGATCGGTGTTGTAGATATTGATAAATATCTTGTTCTTCTGCTCGGTGGTTTCGAACCAGTTGCGACTACCGGTGGCGAGACAATACTTTTGTTTGGTCAGGGAGCGGGTGATCCGAACCACAGGCTGAGAAACAAATTTGGTCTGGATCCCGCTGGCCTTGAAAGCAGCGCGGGTGATATCGGTCATGATCGCATTCTTCTCTCCCAACAGGGGAGGGATCTCCGCGGTCAGAATGGTGAGTGGCTCTGGCGCAACTCTAGGCTTTTCTGAGTCTCCCAGTGAAGTGGCAAATGCAGTGAAACTAT from the Dongshaea marina genome contains:
- a CDS encoding substrate-binding periplasmic protein, whose amino-acid sequence is MIQFTSLIIAGFAALTLNSFTAFATSLGDSEKPRVAPEPLTILTAEIPPLLGEKNAIMTDITRAAFKASGIQTKFVSQPVVRITRSLTKQKYCLATGSRNWFETTEQKNKIFINIYNTDLHFFYLKQRFPDGLIYHQLKELAGLKIGVLRSPLFLVHFQGSPLLPNIYYSNTMEQNLRKTYLGRVDLFIASALTGWMLIDAIYPQSSDQFEMDPKSLFYASGDLVFLRECQQHIQDFKQGLAQIKANGSYQQILRHYYGPHQIPPGVFAKD